Proteins encoded by one window of Streptacidiphilus sp. PB12-B1b:
- a CDS encoding alpha/beta fold hydrolase yields MTAPTSTGTTRTLDLPNGLSLTVQEDGADSRGSGVLLLHGGAGPRSVAGLAAALSEHVYALTPTHPGFQGTPRPPWCDTVADLAVAYLDLLDALDLTGVMVVGSSIGGWIAAEMALRDTRGRIGALTLLNAVGIHTEAAEEPVVDVRTLTPAQISRLSFADPALRPDFASFSDAQRAATGANQAALATYAGAGFSHDPKLRGRLHRVTVPVLVAWGEQDGIAGPAYGRAYADAFPHGRFVPVPGAGHFPHIEQPGPTLGAIGTFVDTAVKPNHAA; encoded by the coding sequence ATGACTGCCCCGACCTCCACCGGCACCACCCGCACCCTCGACCTGCCCAACGGCCTGTCCCTGACCGTCCAGGAGGACGGCGCCGACTCCCGGGGCAGCGGCGTGCTGCTGCTGCACGGCGGCGCCGGGCCCCGCTCGGTGGCGGGGCTGGCCGCCGCGCTGTCCGAGCACGTGTACGCGCTGACCCCGACCCACCCCGGCTTCCAGGGCACGCCCCGGCCCCCGTGGTGCGACACCGTCGCCGACCTGGCCGTCGCCTACCTGGACCTGCTGGACGCGCTCGACCTGACCGGGGTCATGGTGGTCGGCAGCTCCATCGGCGGCTGGATCGCGGCCGAGATGGCCCTGCGCGACACCCGCGGGCGCATCGGCGCGCTGACCCTGCTCAACGCGGTGGGCATCCACACCGAGGCCGCGGAGGAGCCGGTCGTGGACGTGCGCACCCTGACACCCGCCCAGATCAGCCGACTGTCCTTCGCCGACCCGGCGCTGCGCCCGGACTTCGCCTCCTTCAGCGACGCCCAGCGGGCCGCGACGGGCGCCAACCAGGCGGCGCTGGCGACCTACGCGGGCGCGGGGTTCAGCCACGACCCGAAACTGCGCGGGCGCCTGCACCGGGTCACCGTGCCGGTACTGGTCGCCTGGGGCGAGCAGGACGGCATCGCCGGCCCGGCCTACGGCCGCGCGTACGCCGACGCCTTCCCCCACGGCCGCTTCGTGCCGGTGCCCGGGGCCGGACACTTCCCCCACATCGAACAGCCCGGACCCACCCTGGGCGCGATCGGCACCTTCGTGGACACCGCGGTCAAACCGAACCACGCCGCCTGA
- a CDS encoding glycosyl hydrolase family 28 protein, whose translation MSIGSQTYSGVSNVLVQDNTVTGTDSSGTASASSTDLRIKSSPAGGGRVSAVGYLDNCASAVRAPLDFDTHYSNGTGPYTPDFTGIVVNGLGVTSSPDSAQSTLVGLSARHPLGLALENISTDTTRATSRYADITLDDSGLKPSGTGASTNSTTAPGAVPHCSSPPYPALRTPLRTALTRPTGTPPRPRLPRPDPTCPGPARPRLAPARQGRAGTGRDGADASGHPSPFQRPRSHGESGLA comes from the coding sequence ATCTCCATCGGCTCGCAGACCTACAGCGGGGTGAGCAACGTCCTGGTCCAGGACAACACCGTCACCGGCACCGACAGCTCCGGCACGGCCAGCGCCAGCAGCACCGACCTGCGCATCAAGTCCTCACCGGCCGGCGGCGGCCGGGTGTCGGCCGTCGGCTACCTGGACAACTGCGCGAGCGCGGTGCGCGCACCGCTGGACTTCGACACCCACTACTCCAACGGCACCGGCCCCTACACCCCGGACTTCACCGGCATCGTCGTCAACGGACTCGGCGTGACGTCCTCGCCGGACAGCGCCCAGTCCACGCTGGTGGGCTTGAGCGCGCGCCACCCGCTGGGCCTGGCCCTGGAGAACATCAGCACGGACACCACCAGGGCCACCTCCCGGTACGCCGACATCACCCTCGACGACAGCGGCCTGAAGCCGTCCGGGACCGGGGCGAGCACCAACAGCACCACCGCCCCCGGCGCGGTCCCCCACTGCAGCTCCCCGCCCTACCCCGCCCTGCGAACACCCCTCCGAACGGCCCTCACCCGGCCGACCGGCACGCCCCCCCGACCCCGCCTGCCCCGCCCCGACCCCACCTGCCCCGGCCCGGCCCGGCCCCGCCTCGCCCCGGCGCGGCAGGGCCGGGCCGGGACGGGCCGGGACGGGGCGGACGCGTCCGGGCACCCCTCCCCTTTTCAAAGGCCCCGCTCTCATGGTGAGAGTGGACTTGCATAA
- a CDS encoding glycosyl hydrolase family 28 protein, with protein MESLRSPTGGQGRIDGCGDLTMLGSPTTWWGLAARAQTTGEQQNNPRLIQADDSDDFTLYDIDLLNAANFLVVYNGGTGFTAWGVRIKTPDTARNTDGIDPAGAKDVTIADSSIQDGDDGIAVKGGSRPSSDITVKDDHF; from the coding sequence GTGGAGTCGCTGCGTTCGCCCACCGGCGGCCAGGGCCGCATCGACGGCTGCGGCGACCTGACCATGCTGGGCTCCCCCACCACCTGGTGGGGCCTGGCCGCCAGGGCGCAGACCACCGGCGAGCAGCAGAACAACCCGCGGCTGATCCAGGCCGACGACAGCGACGACTTCACCCTCTACGACATCGACCTGCTCAACGCCGCCAACTTCCTTGTGGTCTACAACGGCGGCACCGGCTTCACCGCCTGGGGCGTGCGCATCAAGACCCCCGACACCGCCCGCAACACCGACGGCATCGACCCGGCCGGCGCCAAGGACGTCACCATCGCCGACTCCTCCATCCAGGACGGCGACGACGGCATCGCCGTCAAGGGCGGCTCCCGGCCCAGCAGCGACATCACCGTCAAGGACGACCACTTCTAG
- a CDS encoding phytanoyl-CoA dioxygenase family protein has product MLDRGQVEEFVERGFVVVPRAVPRELLGAAWRAVEELLRGAPPGPEVRGPHFFFPETGQSPALAGLLTGSAAFAAAESLTGAGSLEVPWQAQVALNIPPFPTVPGWHHIDGFPPEADGRPGTFTLLAGVLMTDQVDQDAGGLWVWPGSHLAHARYFREHGPDAFFTAGGYPPIRPSPSEQVRGRAGDLVLAHYLLGHNIGANTSQATRCAVYFRLKRHGHDARWRAFLQDPWLDYDAVRDVTD; this is encoded by the coding sequence ATGCTGGATCGTGGGCAGGTGGAGGAGTTCGTGGAGCGCGGCTTCGTGGTGGTGCCGCGGGCGGTGCCGCGGGAGCTGCTGGGCGCCGCGTGGCGGGCGGTGGAGGAGCTGCTGCGGGGCGCGCCGCCGGGGCCGGAGGTACGCGGGCCGCACTTCTTCTTCCCCGAGACCGGCCAGTCTCCTGCCCTGGCCGGGTTGTTGACGGGCAGTGCGGCGTTCGCGGCGGCCGAGTCGCTCACCGGGGCGGGGTCGCTGGAGGTGCCGTGGCAGGCGCAGGTGGCGTTGAACATACCGCCGTTCCCGACCGTGCCCGGCTGGCACCACATCGACGGGTTCCCGCCGGAGGCGGACGGGCGGCCGGGCACGTTCACGCTGCTCGCCGGTGTGCTGATGACCGATCAGGTCGATCAGGACGCAGGGGGGTTGTGGGTGTGGCCGGGCAGTCACCTGGCCCACGCGCGGTACTTCCGCGAGCACGGGCCGGACGCGTTCTTCACCGCGGGCGGCTACCCGCCGATCCGGCCCTCCCCATCGGAGCAGGTCCGCGGCAGGGCGGGGGACCTGGTGCTGGCGCACTACCTGCTGGGCCACAACATCGGGGCCAACACCTCGCAGGCGACGCGGTGCGCGGTGTACTTCCGGCTCAAGCGGCACGGTCACGACGCCCGGTGGCGCGCGTTCCTGCAGGACCCCTGGCTGGACTACGACGCGGTCCGCGACGTCACGGACTGA
- a CDS encoding ATP-binding protein encodes MPRGASMPVLRAEQVRYRRFRPAVRAARARARDVACRWGLDELADDLESVIGELVTNAVVHGRAARGSRVAVTYYLINEGLRVEVRDWASGTPRVGQPTGPGDGIPESGRGLAMVRALSRRWGVTPRVIGKTVWCEMGVKRS; translated from the coding sequence ATGCCAAGGGGTGCAAGCATGCCTGTACTGAGGGCGGAGCAAGTCCGATATCGGCGTTTTCGTCCCGCCGTGAGGGCGGCTCGTGCCAGGGCCCGCGACGTTGCCTGCCGCTGGGGCTTGGACGAGTTGGCCGACGACCTGGAGTCCGTCATCGGCGAGCTGGTGACCAATGCCGTGGTCCATGGCAGAGCGGCCAGAGGAAGCCGCGTGGCCGTCACCTACTACTTGATCAACGAGGGCTTACGCGTCGAGGTGCGCGACTGGGCATCTGGCACGCCTCGCGTCGGGCAGCCCACCGGCCCTGGGGATGGCATTCCCGAAAGCGGCCGTGGCCTGGCCATGGTCCGTGCCTTGAGCCGCCGATGGGGCGTGACCCCTCGCGTCATAGGCAAAACCGTGTGGTGCGAGATGGGTGTCAAACGAAGCTGA
- a CDS encoding helix-turn-helix transcriptional regulator: MPINPSPTIRQRRLARRLRELRTTAGLTHADAAHVLGSAESKVGRIENAQSGIRLPDLRALMDAYGVTDPGARQEIEILARESKQKGWWSRYANSVDSAYAAYVAVEWDSSELYNVETNLVPGLLQTPEYTRATVLLQAPDSTPEAVDAQIDVRRERRKVLTRENPLQLWVIISESVLYHRVGGKEVMREQLESLVGDSRRQNVELQVLPREDPMNACLFGPFVIMSFPTSGETDIIYAESPTSTLYYEEEGDVDTYATLFRRLNMAAANVSKSRELIMGAIEEMV, translated from the coding sequence ATGCCCATCAACCCCAGCCCGACGATCCGTCAACGGCGCTTGGCGAGGCGTCTTCGAGAGCTGCGGACGACCGCGGGGCTGACGCACGCCGACGCGGCTCACGTCCTCGGATCGGCGGAGTCGAAGGTCGGGCGCATCGAAAATGCCCAGTCGGGTATCAGGCTCCCGGATCTGCGGGCCCTGATGGATGCCTACGGCGTCACCGATCCGGGCGCCCGCCAAGAAATCGAGATCCTAGCCCGTGAATCGAAGCAGAAGGGCTGGTGGTCCCGCTACGCCAATTCGGTCGACTCGGCCTATGCCGCATACGTGGCGGTCGAATGGGACTCGTCCGAACTCTACAACGTCGAGACCAACCTTGTGCCCGGGCTTCTGCAGACGCCGGAATACACGAGGGCGACTGTTCTGCTCCAAGCCCCGGACTCAACCCCCGAAGCTGTGGACGCCCAGATCGATGTGAGGCGCGAGCGCCGCAAGGTCCTCACCCGGGAGAACCCGCTCCAACTGTGGGTAATCATCTCCGAGAGCGTGCTGTACCACCGTGTCGGAGGAAAGGAGGTCATGAGAGAGCAGCTGGAGAGCCTGGTCGGCGACAGTAGGCGGCAGAACGTCGAATTGCAGGTGCTGCCTCGTGAGGACCCCATGAACGCCTGCCTCTTCGGTCCTTTCGTCATTATGAGCTTCCCCACTTCCGGCGAGACGGACATCATCTATGCCGAATCGCCTACAAGTACGTTGTACTATGAGGAGGAGGGCGATGTGGACACCTATGCCACGTTGTTTCGCCGACTCAATATGGCCGCAGCAAACGTCAGCAAGTCCCGTGAGCTCATCATGGGTGCAATCGAAGAGATGGTGTAG
- a CDS encoding DUF5753 domain-containing protein has product MDAQIDVRRERRKVLTRENPLQLWVIISESVLYHRVGGKEVMREQLESLVGDSRRQNVELQVLPREDPMNACLFGPFVIMSFPTSGETDIIYAESPTSTLYYEEEGDVDTYATLFRRLNMAAANVSKSRELIMGAIEEMV; this is encoded by the coding sequence GTGGACGCCCAGATCGATGTGAGGCGCGAGCGCCGCAAGGTCCTCACCCGGGAGAACCCGCTCCAACTGTGGGTAATCATCTCCGAGAGCGTGCTGTACCACCGTGTCGGAGGAAAGGAGGTCATGAGAGAGCAGCTGGAGAGCCTGGTCGGCGACAGTAGGCGGCAGAACGTCGAATTGCAGGTGCTGCCTCGTGAGGACCCCATGAACGCCTGCCTCTTCGGTCCTTTCGTCATTATGAGCTTCCCCACTTCCGGCGAGACGGACATCATCTATGCCGAATCGCCTACAAGTACGTTGTACTATGAGGAGGAGGGCGATGTGGACACCTATGCCACGTTGTTTCGCCGACTCAATATGGCCGCAGCAAACGTCAGCAAGTCCCGTGAGCTCATCATGGGTGCAATCGAAGAGATGGTGTAG